A part of Candidatus Manganitrophaceae bacterium genomic DNA contains:
- the nadC gene encoding carboxylating nicotinate-nucleotide diphosphorylase, translated as MAEAVFLREWVVRALAEDLAYGDRTTEALFPNPFPAVGEVVAKAELVVAGVDVFAAVFNALDPTIRIDIQIAPGQRAKPGDSIATLSGDGRVLLKGERTALNFLQRLSGVATLTRRFVDQVAGSGARIVDTRKTTPGLRSLEKEAVRLGGGWNHRFHLGDLVLIKDNHIALAGVVAPAIQAARAALSHPFKIEVETTTLAEVQEALEAGVEILLLDNMTLPQMKEAVALIRRTAPATKIEVSGGVRLETVAAIAACGVDMISVGALTHSAPAADLSLEMTPSSHPQRR; from the coding sequence ATGGCGGAGGCGGTCTTCTTAAGAGAGTGGGTTGTGCGCGCCCTGGCCGAAGATCTTGCCTATGGCGATCGGACCACAGAGGCGCTTTTCCCGAATCCCTTTCCGGCGGTCGGAGAGGTGGTGGCCAAAGCGGAGCTGGTCGTCGCCGGGGTCGATGTTTTTGCCGCCGTTTTCAACGCGCTCGATCCCACCATACGGATCGATATTCAAATCGCGCCGGGTCAACGGGCAAAGCCGGGCGATTCGATCGCGACGCTCTCCGGAGACGGTCGGGTGCTCCTGAAGGGAGAGCGGACGGCGCTCAATTTCTTGCAGCGTCTCTCGGGGGTGGCGACGCTGACCCGTCGTTTTGTCGATCAGGTCGCCGGGAGCGGCGCCCGGATCGTCGACACGCGGAAAACCACCCCGGGTCTCCGGTCGCTCGAGAAGGAGGCGGTCCGGCTCGGCGGCGGATGGAACCATCGCTTCCATCTGGGGGATCTCGTCCTAATCAAGGACAATCACATCGCGCTGGCCGGAGTGGTGGCGCCGGCGATCCAGGCGGCACGCGCCGCCCTCTCACATCCATTTAAGATTGAGGTCGAGACGACGACTTTGGCCGAGGTTCAAGAGGCGCTTGAGGCCGGCGTGGAGATCCTCCTCCTCGACAACATGACCCTGCCGCAAATGAAAGAGGCGGTGGCGCTGATCCGGCGCACCGCACCGGCGACAAAAATAGAGGTCTCCGGCGGCGTGCGGCTGGAGACGGTCGCCGCGATCGCGGCCTGCGGGGTCGATATGATTTCGGTCGGCGCGCTTACCCACTCGGCGCCGGCCGCCGATCTCAGTCTTGAGATGACCCCCTCTTCCCATCCGCAAAGGAGATAG
- the grpE gene encoding nucleotide exchange factor GrpE, whose protein sequence is MNPQEEGRPTGQTAPSDGGAGSQEASSATTSDKTVEALRAESEKNEQAAREAQDRYLRTLADFENYRKRAQREQVDQARYGNEKLIRELLPAIDNLDRAIAHSRETRDFDRMMEGVALTQKLLLSVLGKFGVTPIESLHQSFDPALHQSIGQVEVDEGSDAKENQVVGETQKGYLINERVLRPSLVTIAKRKTPSSGSD, encoded by the coding sequence TTGAACCCGCAGGAAGAAGGAAGACCTACAGGACAAACAGCGCCGTCCGACGGCGGAGCCGGCTCGCAAGAGGCCTCGTCGGCAACAACATCGGATAAAACGGTGGAAGCGCTTCGCGCCGAGAGTGAGAAAAATGAACAGGCGGCCCGTGAAGCGCAAGATCGGTATCTGCGGACCCTTGCGGATTTTGAAAACTATCGTAAGCGCGCCCAGCGAGAGCAGGTCGATCAGGCCCGGTATGGGAATGAAAAGTTGATCCGAGAGCTTCTCCCGGCGATTGATAACTTGGACCGGGCGATTGCTCATTCCAGAGAGACGCGCGATTTTGATCGGATGATGGAGGGGGTGGCACTGACGCAAAAACTGCTCCTCTCCGTGTTGGGCAAGTTCGGCGTCACGCCGATTGAGAGCCTCCATCAATCGTTCGATCCCGCACTCCATCAATCGATCGGTCAGGTAGAGGTCGATGAAGGGTCCGATGCGAAGGAAAATCAGGTGGTCGGGGAGACTCAAAAAGGCTATCTTATTAATGAGCGTGTTCTCCGTCCTTCTCTGGTAACGATTGCCAAGAGGAAAACGCCTTCCTCCGGGAGCGACTGA
- a CDS encoding valine--tRNA ligase, whose protein sequence is MSKEDLEKVYDPKRVEEKWVAFWEKEHLFHAEPTSARPPFSMVIPPPNVTGSLHVGHALNNTLQDILARWKRMRGFNVLWVPGTDHAGIATQNVVERQLVKEGLDRHRLGRELFIERVWEWKERSGGTILRQLKRLGASCDWERERFTLDEGLSRAVREVFVRLYQEGLIYRAERLINWCPRCQTALSDIEVEHEETRGKLYRIDYPLAEEPSRMITVATTRPETMLGDTAVAVHPEDARYSDLIGKKVRLPLTGADIPIIADPAVDRTFGTGAVKVTPAHDFNDEAMGKRHRLPVENILTPDGHLAKTTRTGRYAGLTIAEARQQVVHDLEQAGRLHGIEDHTHAVGRCYRCKTVVEPFLSTQWFVRINDPKNSLAQPAIDAVRQKKIRLIPESWEPNYFGWMENIQDWCISRQIWWGHQIPAWYCVGSDIGQCRIECKEPIVALTPPEKCPRCGSAELRQDPDVLDTWFSSALWPFSTLGWPAEHQPDPQLRKEAEALLKTFYPTSTLVTSFDILFFWVARMIMMGLHFMKEVPFRDVYIHALVRDAEGQKMSKSKGNVIDPLEIMDRFGTDALRFTLAAMASPGRDVKLAEERIEGYRNFANKLWNAARFILMNLPEGWEAAASEPGLAARSPADHWIVSRLHRTIGSINDALERYRFDEAAQALYQFSWHEFCDWYLELSKVDLQAGSEAERRATQRTLVETFGTLLRLLHPIMPFMTEELAVHFPHEGKSLAVAPYPLPDPAKLNAPIEAIIEEVVIGSVIGIRNLRGEMNIPPAEALSVEISADNERTRDLFRTALPYIQRLARLSEVTIGVDLPLPKMAATVQTEMVKIYVPLNEARLTKEIDRLEKARAKIDKEREPVEKKFADPNFIAKAPKEIREKLEGQRADLTERQRKVTSDLDRFRKMISQAE, encoded by the coding sequence ATGTCGAAAGAAGACTTAGAGAAGGTATACGACCCGAAGCGGGTCGAGGAGAAATGGGTCGCCTTTTGGGAGAAGGAGCACCTCTTCCATGCCGAGCCGACCTCGGCGCGCCCCCCGTTCTCCATGGTCATTCCCCCGCCCAACGTCACCGGCTCGCTCCATGTCGGGCATGCGCTGAACAACACCCTCCAAGATATTCTCGCGCGATGGAAGCGGATGCGCGGCTTTAATGTCCTCTGGGTGCCGGGGACCGATCATGCCGGGATCGCCACGCAAAACGTCGTCGAGCGGCAACTGGTGAAGGAGGGGCTTGATCGCCATCGGCTCGGACGGGAGCTCTTTATTGAACGGGTCTGGGAGTGGAAAGAGCGCTCCGGCGGAACGATCCTGCGGCAGCTGAAGCGGCTCGGCGCTTCGTGTGATTGGGAGCGGGAGCGCTTTACCCTCGACGAGGGGCTCTCCCGCGCGGTCCGAGAGGTCTTCGTCCGGCTTTATCAAGAGGGGCTGATCTACCGCGCCGAGCGGCTGATCAATTGGTGCCCTCGCTGCCAGACGGCGCTTTCCGATATTGAGGTGGAGCATGAGGAGACGCGGGGGAAGCTCTACCGGATCGACTATCCCTTGGCGGAGGAGCCCTCCCGGATGATCACCGTGGCGACGACGCGGCCGGAGACGATGCTCGGTGACACCGCCGTCGCAGTCCATCCGGAGGATGCGCGCTATTCCGATCTGATCGGAAAGAAAGTCCGGCTCCCGCTGACCGGGGCTGACATTCCGATCATCGCCGATCCGGCGGTCGACCGGACCTTCGGGACCGGCGCGGTGAAGGTGACCCCGGCGCATGACTTCAACGACGAGGCGATGGGGAAGCGACATCGGCTGCCGGTGGAAAATATCTTAACCCCCGACGGCCACCTGGCGAAGACGACCCGGACCGGCCGCTATGCAGGACTCACGATTGCGGAGGCCCGCCAGCAGGTGGTTCACGATTTGGAGCAGGCGGGGCGGCTTCACGGAATTGAGGACCACACCCACGCGGTCGGCCGCTGTTATCGCTGTAAGACCGTCGTCGAGCCGTTTCTCTCGACCCAATGGTTCGTCCGAATCAACGATCCAAAAAACTCACTGGCCCAGCCGGCGATTGATGCGGTTCGACAAAAGAAAATCCGGTTGATTCCGGAGAGCTGGGAGCCGAACTACTTCGGCTGGATGGAGAACATCCAGGATTGGTGCATCTCCCGTCAGATCTGGTGGGGGCATCAGATTCCGGCCTGGTACTGTGTGGGAAGTGATATCGGACAGTGCCGGATTGAATGTAAAGAGCCGATTGTGGCGCTGACCCCGCCGGAGAAATGTCCTCGCTGCGGCTCCGCCGAGCTGCGGCAAGATCCCGATGTGCTCGACACCTGGTTCTCCTCGGCGCTCTGGCCTTTCTCGACGCTCGGCTGGCCGGCGGAGCATCAGCCCGATCCGCAGCTGCGGAAGGAAGCGGAGGCGCTCTTAAAGACCTTTTATCCGACCTCGACCCTGGTCACCAGCTTCGACATCCTCTTCTTCTGGGTCGCCCGGATGATCATGATGGGGCTTCACTTCATGAAGGAGGTTCCGTTCCGGGATGTTTACATCCACGCGCTGGTCCGGGATGCCGAGGGGCAGAAGATGAGCAAGTCGAAGGGGAACGTCATCGATCCGCTCGAGATCATGGACCGGTTCGGGACCGACGCGCTCCGGTTTACCCTGGCGGCGATGGCCTCGCCGGGGCGGGATGTAAAGCTCGCCGAGGAGCGGATCGAGGGCTATCGCAACTTCGCCAACAAGCTCTGGAATGCCGCGCGGTTTATTCTGATGAACCTGCCGGAAGGATGGGAGGCCGCCGCTTCCGAGCCCGGTCTGGCTGCGCGGTCGCCCGCCGATCATTGGATCGTCAGCCGTCTGCACCGGACGATCGGATCGATCAACGATGCACTCGAGCGATATCGCTTCGATGAAGCGGCGCAGGCGCTTTATCAATTCAGCTGGCATGAGTTCTGCGATTGGTACCTGGAGTTGTCAAAGGTTGACCTGCAGGCCGGGAGCGAGGCCGAGCGACGGGCGACGCAGCGGACGCTGGTCGAGACCTTCGGAACGCTGCTGAGGTTGCTCCATCCAATCATGCCGTTTATGACCGAGGAGCTGGCGGTCCACTTTCCACATGAAGGGAAGAGCCTCGCCGTCGCCCCCTATCCGCTGCCTGACCCGGCCAAGCTGAATGCGCCGATCGAGGCAATTATTGAAGAAGTGGTCATCGGAAGTGTCATTGGGATTCGGAATCTCCGGGGGGAGATGAACATTCCACCCGCGGAGGCGCTGTCGGTGGAGATCAGCGCCGACAACGAGCGGACGCGCGACCTCTTTCGAACGGCTCTCCCCTACATTCAACGGCTCGCCCGTCTTTCCGAGGTGACGATCGGCGTCGATCTCCCCCTGCCGAAAATGGCGGCGACGGTTCAGACCGAGATGGTGAAAATTTATGTTCCGTTGAATGAAGCGCGACTCACCAAAGAGATCGACCGTCTGGAAAAAGCGCGGGCGAAGATCGATAAAGAGCGGGAGCCGGTCGAAAAGAAATTCGCCGATCCGAATTTTATCGCCAAGGCGCCGAAGGAGATCCGGGAGAAGCTCGAAGGGCAGCGGGCCGATCTGACCGAGCGGCAGCGGAAAGTCACCTCCGATCTCGACCGGTTCCGAAAAATGATTTCTCAGGCAGAGTGA
- a CDS encoding EAL domain-containing protein has protein sequence MRLKTKVFLVFLAVALVSGGFLTVLSKRVVRAILMDEVSKRGLLKAVDLPQEAAAGFAQGGEALLLPLLQAGLVRTGALYAIALNQKGDVLAHTNVVETGKRYHDPATQEALSLDRPAYRSSSAGGQSVVDLSLPVWAVRRADSGEEFLLLGGKETANEATRLGTLRLGFPMGEALEAAGKVSNQIIWMIVAMGVLILGIIFVFLQGILQRLQLLSEGTRRISRGEYGAKIPVLSKDELGDLARSFNQMSEQLAQRNELILSAAGEGIYGLDLEGKATFVNPAAARMLGYEIEELIGKPVHSIARSPGGLESSPPGGHQAIYASFAHTDVHSVADELFWRKDNDSFPVEYVGTPIRERDQIVGAVVIFKDITERKTQAAALEYQATHDTLTGLANRTLLYDRLEQAILAGKREEKPVALLVLDLDHFKEVNDTLGHSMGDTLLQQVGARIQAVLRASNTVARLGGDEFAVLLPETGREGAITASQKILRGLERPFTLNGLNFHIGASIGVALFPIHGEGAALLLQRADVAMYAAKQEGSGCVLYTAEHDQFSPRRLVLMGELRSAIDQDQLFLQYQPKVTIAPYCVTGVEALVRWEHPQYGTNLPDQFIGIAEQTGLIEPLTFWVLNVALRQCRAWHEAGVKVSVAVNLSARNLQDSRFPDEIADLLRRHQLEGKWLELEITESVIMSDPARAIATLTRLNKIGVRFSIDDFGIGYSSLSYLRKLPVEAIKIDKSFVREMNTNEGDSLIVRSIIDLSHHLGLKVIAEGVENREIWDHLARLRCDAAQGYSISSPVSAEEFSVWFANAQ, from the coding sequence GTGAGGTTAAAGACGAAGGTTTTTCTGGTATTCTTGGCGGTCGCACTGGTGTCGGGCGGGTTTTTGACCGTCCTCTCAAAGCGGGTGGTGCGTGCCATTTTAATGGATGAGGTCTCCAAGCGCGGCCTTCTGAAAGCGGTCGATCTGCCGCAAGAGGCGGCCGCCGGTTTTGCCCAGGGGGGCGAGGCCCTTTTGCTGCCGCTGCTGCAGGCGGGACTCGTCCGGACGGGCGCGCTTTATGCGATTGCGTTGAATCAGAAAGGGGATGTCTTGGCCCATACCAACGTGGTCGAAACCGGAAAGCGCTACCATGACCCGGCCACACAGGAGGCGCTTTCATTGGACCGCCCCGCCTATCGATCTTCTTCGGCCGGCGGGCAGTCGGTCGTCGACCTCTCCCTTCCGGTTTGGGCCGTTCGCCGGGCCGATTCCGGAGAAGAGTTCTTGCTCCTGGGGGGGAAAGAGACGGCGAATGAAGCGACCCGGCTGGGAACCCTTCGGCTCGGATTTCCAATGGGCGAAGCGCTCGAGGCGGCCGGAAAAGTATCGAATCAGATCATCTGGATGATCGTGGCGATGGGGGTGCTGATCCTCGGGATTATTTTTGTATTTCTTCAGGGGATCCTCCAACGGCTGCAGCTTCTTTCCGAGGGAACCCGCCGGATCAGCCGGGGAGAGTATGGGGCCAAGATTCCGGTTCTTTCGAAAGACGAGCTGGGAGATCTGGCGCGCAGTTTCAATCAAATGAGCGAGCAGTTGGCGCAACGAAACGAATTAATCCTCAGCGCAGCGGGAGAAGGAATCTATGGATTAGACCTGGAGGGAAAAGCCACCTTCGTCAATCCGGCCGCGGCGCGGATGCTCGGCTATGAAATAGAGGAGCTCATCGGAAAGCCGGTCCACTCGATCGCCCGCTCTCCCGGTGGGCTTGAGAGCTCACCTCCGGGAGGGCATCAGGCCATTTACGCCTCTTTTGCCCACACCGATGTCCATTCCGTCGCGGACGAGCTCTTTTGGCGAAAGGACAACGACTCTTTTCCAGTAGAGTATGTCGGGACGCCGATCCGCGAGCGGGACCAAATTGTGGGAGCGGTCGTCATTTTTAAAGACATCACCGAGCGAAAGACGCAAGCGGCGGCGTTGGAGTATCAAGCAACGCACGACACCCTGACCGGCCTGGCCAATCGCACCCTCCTCTATGATCGATTGGAGCAGGCGATTCTCGCCGGAAAACGGGAAGAAAAACCGGTCGCCCTTTTGGTTTTAGATCTCGACCATTTCAAAGAGGTCAATGATACCTTGGGCCACTCCATGGGAGACACCCTTTTACAGCAGGTCGGGGCGCGGATTCAGGCCGTGCTGCGGGCCTCCAATACCGTAGCCAGATTGGGAGGGGATGAGTTCGCAGTGCTTCTGCCGGAGACCGGAAGAGAAGGGGCGATCACTGCATCACAGAAAATTCTCCGCGGCTTGGAGCGGCCCTTCACGTTGAATGGCTTAAACTTCCATATCGGAGCGAGCATCGGCGTGGCGCTCTTTCCGATTCATGGAGAAGGAGCCGCGCTTCTCTTGCAGCGCGCCGATGTGGCGATGTATGCCGCGAAGCAAGAGGGGAGCGGCTGCGTGCTCTATACGGCCGAGCATGATCAATTCAGTCCGCGCCGCCTGGTCTTAATGGGAGAACTCAGATCGGCGATCGATCAGGACCAGCTCTTTTTGCAATACCAGCCGAAGGTGACGATCGCCCCCTATTGTGTCACCGGGGTCGAGGCGCTCGTTCGATGGGAGCATCCCCAGTATGGGACCAACCTTCCGGACCAGTTCATCGGAATTGCCGAGCAGACCGGGCTCATTGAGCCGCTGACCTTCTGGGTTCTCAATGTCGCGCTGCGTCAGTGTCGGGCCTGGCATGAAGCGGGAGTCAAGGTGAGCGTGGCGGTGAATCTCTCGGCGCGGAACCTCCAAGATTCGCGCTTTCCCGATGAGATCGCGGATCTGTTGAGACGACATCAGCTGGAGGGAAAATGGCTGGAGCTGGAGATTACGGAGAGTGTCATCATGTCCGATCCCGCGCGGGCGATCGCCACCCTGACCCGGCTGAATAAAATCGGGGTCCGCTTCTCGATTGATGATTTCGGAATCGGCTATTCATCGTTGAGTTATCTGAGGAAGCTCCCCGTGGAGGCGATCAAGATCGATAAATCGTTTGTTCGGGAGATGAACACGAATGAAGGAGACTCCCTCATCGTTCGATCGATCATTGATCTCTCTCATCATCTCGGTTTGAAAGTGATCGCAGAAGGGGTCGAGAATCGGGAGATCTGGGATCATTTGGCTCGGCTTCGGTGCGATGCCGCCCAAGGCTATTCGATCAGCAGTCCGGTTTCGGCAGAGGAGTTTAGCGTGTGGTTTGCCAATGCGCAATAA
- a CDS encoding biotin--[acetyl-CoA-carboxylase] ligase produces the protein MAFDLAKIEKHCRSHTEVREWVREVLLFDRVDSTNRVALELASQGLPGGVAILAEAQEKGKGRLGRSWFSPHGVNLYFSLLLRPYQPVREFPLFSLATAVAVVDAIGKVTGLTAQIKWPNDILLDDKKVGGILLETESRGDQSPPLVVGVGLNVNIDSADFPAELQGVATSLKSLLGQPVDRSDLLIEIFNQLVQRYPLIESEKARLFQQLRERCQTLGKRVHVQTARQQFEGWAEQVEEDGALVIRMGDRSLRRILVGDVTHLREVEDPFVDGKSSSV, from the coding sequence GTGGCGTTCGATCTGGCGAAAATTGAAAAGCACTGCCGCAGCCACACCGAGGTGCGCGAATGGGTCCGTGAGGTGTTGCTGTTCGATCGGGTCGATTCGACGAACCGGGTTGCGCTGGAGCTTGCCTCACAAGGCTTGCCGGGGGGGGTCGCTATCCTCGCCGAAGCGCAGGAGAAGGGAAAAGGGCGCTTGGGGCGGAGTTGGTTTTCACCTCATGGAGTCAACCTCTACTTCTCCTTGCTGCTCCGTCCTTATCAGCCGGTCCGCGAGTTTCCCCTCTTTTCCCTGGCAACCGCAGTGGCGGTGGTCGATGCGATTGGAAAGGTCACCGGACTCACCGCTCAGATCAAATGGCCGAATGACATCCTTCTTGATGATAAAAAGGTCGGCGGGATTTTATTGGAGACGGAGAGCCGCGGGGACCAATCTCCTCCTCTGGTCGTCGGGGTGGGGCTGAATGTCAATATCGATTCAGCCGATTTTCCGGCGGAGCTCCAGGGGGTTGCCACCTCACTCAAGAGTCTCCTCGGCCAGCCGGTCGACCGGTCCGATCTTTTAATCGAGATCTTCAACCAACTCGTTCAACGCTATCCTTTGATCGAAAGCGAGAAGGCCCGCTTGTTCCAACAGCTGCGCGAGCGCTGTCAGACCCTGGGAAAGCGGGTCCATGTTCAGACGGCCCGACAGCAGTTCGAAGGATGGGCGGAGCAGGTCGAAGAAGATGGTGCGCTGGTGATCCGGATGGGCGACCGGAGCCTCCGGCGTATTTTGGTGGGAGATGTGACTCATCTTCGGGAAGTGGAAGATCCTTTCGTCGACGGGAAAAGCTCCTCTGTATAA
- the hrcA gene encoding heat-inducible transcription repressor HrcA, with protein MSLDDRSRFVLKAIVSSYIKTAIPVGSQTITRSFDMGVSPATIRNIMADLEAQGFLTQPHTSAGRIPTEKGYRFYVDTLFQGPDFSKEREELFGQAEQLVQRETIQALLQDTSKLLSDVSQYMAIVTAPKFSSTRIKQVEFVRLRKRSVMAVCISQDGFIQNKFFELSEDLSQKELNKVADILNNLYSGLTLQEIRRKLLKQMQKMKDLYDHLLQETFELTRRTFMDGGTGGGDAELYMDGASHMIDLPDFSDFRVMKGLLGAFEEKKVIIQLLDKYIGTEGVQVYIGSENPILGNHRCSLVVSHYKRGDQILGTLGILGPTRMEYSKIIPLVDSTAKKISRLLESSQEEESSLGKSKEV; from the coding sequence ATGTCTCTTGATGATCGCAGCAGATTTGTTTTAAAAGCGATTGTCAGCTCTTATATCAAGACTGCGATTCCCGTAGGGTCACAGACGATTACGCGCAGTTTCGATATGGGGGTGAGTCCGGCCACCATTCGCAACATCATGGCTGATCTAGAGGCGCAAGGATTCTTGACTCAGCCGCACACTTCCGCGGGGAGAATTCCGACTGAAAAGGGTTATCGGTTCTATGTCGACACCCTTTTTCAGGGCCCTGATTTTTCAAAAGAGCGAGAAGAGCTCTTTGGCCAAGCGGAGCAGTTGGTCCAGCGCGAAACCATTCAGGCGCTCTTGCAAGACACCTCCAAGCTCCTCTCGGATGTCTCCCAATATATGGCGATCGTCACCGCCCCGAAATTCTCATCAACCCGGATTAAACAGGTTGAGTTTGTTCGTTTGAGGAAGCGTTCGGTGATGGCGGTCTGTATCTCGCAAGACGGCTTTATACAGAATAAATTTTTTGAGTTGTCGGAAGACCTGTCTCAGAAAGAACTCAACAAGGTGGCCGACATCCTCAACAATCTCTATTCAGGATTGACCCTTCAGGAGATCCGGAGAAAGCTGTTGAAGCAGATGCAAAAAATGAAAGATCTGTACGATCATCTTCTCCAAGAGACCTTTGAGCTGACACGGCGGACGTTCATGGATGGCGGAACCGGCGGGGGCGATGCAGAGCTCTACATGGACGGCGCCTCCCATATGATCGATCTGCCCGATTTTTCCGACTTTCGCGTGATGAAAGGGCTTCTCGGTGCGTTCGAGGAAAAAAAGGTGATCATTCAACTTCTCGACAAGTATATTGGAACGGAGGGGGTCCAGGTCTATATCGGCTCTGAGAATCCCATTTTGGGAAATCATCGATGTAGTTTGGTGGTCTCCCATTATAAAAGGGGAGATCAGATTTTAGGGACTTTGGGAATTCTCGGTCCGACACGGATGGAGTACTCCAAGATTATTCCGCTGGTCGACTCCACGGCGAAGAAGATCAGTCGGCTATTAGAATCTTCCCAAGAGGAGGAGTCCTCCCTGGGAAAAAGCAAAGAGGTGTGA
- a CDS encoding type III pantothenate kinase: MLLVIDVGNTNVVFGIFEGKRLVGEWRVATHFQKTADEYGILLLDLLQQQAIKAARVKGAILSSVVPPLTPVLQEMTRKYFLLETMVVTPDLKTGLRIRYDNPKEVGADRIVNASAAYRLYGGPLIIVDFGTATTFCVISKEGDYLGGAIAPGLIISAEALFARASKLPRVELIKPKGVVGRDTVSSIQSGMIFGYVGLVNEIVHRIYQEIGRDALVVATGGLSTLIAPECSTIQKIRPTLTLEGLMFIYNMNS, translated from the coding sequence CTGCTCCTGGTGATCGACGTCGGAAACACCAATGTCGTCTTCGGCATCTTTGAGGGGAAGCGCCTCGTTGGAGAGTGGCGTGTTGCGACCCACTTTCAGAAGACGGCCGATGAATATGGAATCTTATTGCTGGATCTGCTCCAACAACAAGCAATCAAGGCGGCACGGGTGAAGGGGGCGATCCTTTCAAGCGTGGTTCCCCCGCTGACGCCGGTCCTTCAGGAGATGACCCGGAAGTATTTTTTACTGGAGACGATGGTCGTCACCCCTGATCTCAAAACCGGCCTTCGCATCCGATATGACAATCCAAAAGAGGTCGGCGCCGACCGGATCGTGAATGCCTCGGCCGCCTACCGCCTCTATGGCGGTCCGCTGATCATCGTCGATTTCGGCACGGCCACGACCTTCTGCGTGATTTCGAAAGAGGGGGATTATTTAGGGGGAGCGATTGCGCCGGGGCTGATCATCTCCGCCGAAGCGCTTTTTGCCCGCGCCTCGAAACTGCCCCGGGTTGAATTGATTAAGCCGAAAGGGGTCGTCGGCCGCGACACGGTCAGCAGCATTCAATCGGGGATGATCTTCGGTTATGTCGGTTTGGTCAATGAGATCGTCCATCGAATTTATCAGGAAATCGGAAGGGACGCGCTCGTTGTTGCCACCGGCGGCCTCTCGACCCTGATTGCGCCCGAATGCAGTACCATCCAAAAAATCAGACCGACCTTGACCTTGGAAGGTCTCATGTTTATTTACAATATGAACTCATAA
- the pyrE gene encoding orotate phosphoribosyltransferase encodes MFLSRSDRDKLLGLLFQRAFRYSETPTFKLTSGKMSSFYIDCKKVSLDPEGAFLIGEQIFDRIKTLPVDGIGGMTLGADPIATAVSLISFLKNRPIPAFIVRKEPKGHGSEQQIEGTLPANAKVVVVEDVVTTGGSTLRTIEVLRKAGHSILKVITLIDRKEGGAEIIGSEGIGFESLFTIDDLMRLVRFQK; translated from the coding sequence ATGTTTCTTTCCCGTTCCGACCGCGACAAGCTTCTGGGTCTTCTCTTCCAACGCGCCTTCCGCTACAGCGAGACCCCCACCTTCAAACTGACCTCCGGAAAGATGAGCTCCTTCTACATCGATTGCAAGAAGGTCTCGCTCGATCCCGAGGGGGCATTTCTGATCGGAGAGCAGATCTTCGATCGAATCAAAACGCTCCCGGTCGATGGCATCGGGGGGATGACCCTGGGAGCCGACCCGATCGCCACCGCCGTCTCCCTCATCAGCTTCCTGAAAAACAGACCGATTCCCGCCTTCATCGTCCGAAAGGAGCCGAAAGGGCACGGCAGCGAACAGCAAATCGAAGGAACGCTCCCGGCCAACGCCAAAGTGGTGGTGGTGGAGGATGTCGTCACCACCGGCGGCTCCACCCTCCGGACGATTGAGGTCTTGAGGAAAGCGGGTCACTCGATTTTAAAGGTCATCACCCTGATCGACCGGAAGGAAGGGGGAGCCGAGATCATCGGCTCCGAAGGAATCGGCTTCGAATCCCTTTTCACAATCGACGATCTGATGCGCCTGGTCCGGTTTCAGAAGTAG